A part of uncultured Treponema sp. genomic DNA contains:
- the rfbC gene encoding dTDP-4-dehydrorhamnose 3,5-epimerase — MFEFKKCVSSDGIEFSGLYEIQPKVFGDSRGYFLETYSEKDFFDAGLKMKFVQDNQSSSSKGVLRGLHFQTKHPQGKLVRSLQGKVFDVAVDLRKGSATFGKYYGVVLDSEKQNQFYIPEGFAHGFYVISDSAVFAYKCTDFYHPEDEGGLMWNDSSIGIDWKSVGAEQIPLLSEKDKKHPSFSFDADYFDLNGKWQGK; from the coding sequence ATGTTCGAATTTAAAAAATGCGTTTCTTCCGACGGAATAGAATTTTCAGGACTTTATGAAATTCAGCCGAAAGTTTTTGGAGACAGCCGCGGATATTTTTTGGAAACTTACAGTGAAAAAGATTTTTTTGATGCTGGACTAAAAATGAAATTTGTGCAGGACAATCAGTCGTCTTCTTCAAAAGGCGTTTTGCGCGGACTGCACTTTCAGACAAAGCATCCGCAGGGAAAACTTGTGCGCTCGTTGCAAGGAAAAGTTTTTGATGTCGCCGTGGATTTGCGCAAAGGTTCTGCTACATTTGGAAAATATTACGGAGTTGTCCTTGACAGCGAAAAGCAAAATCAGTTTTACATTCCAGAAGGCTTTGCCCACGGATTTTATGTGATTTCTGATTCGGCGGTTTTTGCTTACAAATGCACGGACTTTTATCATCCGGAAGATGAAGGCGGCTTGATGTGGAATGATTCTTCAATTGGAATCGACTGGAAATCTGTTGGGGCTGAACAGATTCCGCTTTTAAGTGAAAAAGACAAGAAGCATCCGTCATTCTCTTTTGATGCGGATTATTTTGATTTAAATGGAAAATGGCAGGGAAAATAA
- a CDS encoding methyl-accepting chemotaxis protein → MKFANSYKFKFLVFISFFIVLISVITTIIAMINIKSTAFNVFSSQGESLVKRALYKIDADRFSELAEKLDESHPYYTELYKELRIIKSQTQCKFLYTMIPSGGNNFTYIVDGSTTPFDDENFSPIGTVEDLTSYGDYPHIVLNEKEIIISDFREQDEWGWMITAYAPIIKDNKAIGFVACDFEAASIIKSIKQSQTTMTVTCLVLLVICIVFSYMWISSFFTKLFTISYRMDEIASGESDLTARVLEYKEKEIAEISRACNKIIEKLQKMIISEKTAVSKLSENSNVLLSQTHETTSLIETEGQLIEDIYSKAKEQTEKTQEANGTIDDVVTSVIELDEKAKNQHVAIQNSTDAVSQITKNIEEINEKISGINSEYENIVQKSNDGKQCQSEVAKKIEAIQELATKLFEANKVISEISAQTNLLAMNAAIEAAHAGEAGKGFSVVANEIRTLATNSASQTKSIKELVENIESAVEQMVSASTNSTKSFDALESSIKSMNTSIQSVCEKMNEQNSESSKIQSMMQILHEESDAISVSSGQLKIKNSLLEEQVSILQEKASEILDSSSTASENIDKMKNFAGKVNSHSEENLELSESVKKIVDSYKTE, encoded by the coding sequence ACAAAATAGATGCAGACCGTTTTTCAGAGCTTGCAGAAAAACTTGACGAATCACATCCGTACTATACAGAACTATATAAAGAACTTAGAATCATAAAATCGCAGACGCAGTGCAAATTTCTTTACACAATGATTCCAAGCGGCGGAAACAATTTCACTTATATTGTAGACGGAAGCACAACTCCTTTTGACGATGAAAATTTTTCTCCAATCGGAACTGTTGAAGACTTGACAAGTTACGGCGACTATCCACACATTGTGCTGAATGAAAAAGAAATCATAATTTCAGATTTCAGAGAGCAAGATGAATGGGGTTGGATGATAACAGCTTATGCGCCAATTATAAAGGACAATAAAGCAATCGGATTTGTTGCCTGCGATTTTGAAGCTGCTTCAATAATAAAATCTATAAAACAAAGCCAAACAACAATGACCGTTACCTGCCTGGTACTTTTAGTCATCTGCATTGTTTTTTCATATATGTGGATTTCTTCATTTTTTACAAAGCTTTTTACAATTTCATATAGAATGGACGAAATCGCCAGCGGAGAAAGTGATCTTACAGCGCGTGTTTTGGAATACAAAGAAAAGGAAATTGCTGAAATTTCCAGGGCCTGCAATAAAATAATTGAAAAGCTCCAGAAAATGATTATCTCTGAAAAAACAGCAGTTTCAAAGTTAAGCGAAAATTCAAATGTGCTTTTAAGCCAGACTCACGAAACAACAAGCCTAATTGAAACGGAAGGTCAATTAATAGAAGACATTTACTCAAAGGCAAAGGAACAGACTGAAAAAACTCAGGAAGCAAACGGAACGATTGATGACGTTGTAACTTCTGTAATTGAGCTTGATGAAAAAGCAAAAAATCAGCACGTGGCAATTCAAAATTCCACAGACGCCGTTAGCCAGATTACAAAAAATATAGAAGAAATCAATGAAAAAATTTCTGGAATCAACAGCGAATACGAAAATATCGTTCAAAAATCCAACGACGGAAAGCAATGCCAGTCCGAAGTCGCAAAGAAAATTGAAGCGATTCAGGAACTTGCGACTAAGCTTTTTGAAGCGAACAAAGTAATTTCTGAAATTTCTGCGCAGACAAATTTGCTTGCCATGAACGCGGCAATTGAAGCGGCGCACGCAGGAGAAGCAGGAAAAGGATTCAGCGTAGTTGCAAATGAAATCAGAACACTTGCCACAAATTCCGCATCGCAGACAAAATCAATAAAAGAACTTGTTGAAAATATAGAGTCGGCTGTGGAGCAAATGGTTTCTGCTTCCACAAATTCCACAAAATCATTTGACGCGCTGGAATCAAGCATAAAAAGCATGAACACTTCAATTCAAAGCGTTTGCGAAAAAATGAACGAGCAGAATTCAGAGTCAAGCAAAATCCAAAGCATGATGCAAATTCTTCATGAAGAGTCCGATGCGATTTCTGTTTCGTCCGGGCAGCTCAAAATAAAAAATTCGCTTCTTGAAGAGCAGGTTTCAATTTTGCAGGAAAAAGCTTCGGAAATTCTTGACAGCTCAAGCACCGCTTCTGAAAATATTGACAAGATGAAAAATTTTGCCGGCAAAGTAAATTCACATTCAGAAGAAAATCTTGAGCTTTCTGAATCTGTAAAGAAAATTGTTGACAGCTACAAAACTGAATAA
- the rfbB gene encoding dTDP-glucose 4,6-dehydratase, which produces MRKLKNILVTGGAGFIGSNFIHYLFGLSSANGNLFNDADFSGNVVNVDCLTYAGNLESLKDVEEKFGGKRYFFEKVDICDRSEIERILKQYDIDTIIHFAAESHVDRSILGPETFIKTNVMGTFTLLDAARNFWKKPDGTFRDDVLFHHISTDEVYGSLGETGYFTETTPYDPRSPYSSSKASSDHIAMAYFHTYGLPLTLSNCTNNYGPYQFPEKLLPLMISNIRDEKPLPVYGKGDNIRDWIYVEDHNRAVWLIVNKGRTGQKYNIGGENEWQNIKLLHKVIELASEKLGKPVSEIEKTITYVKDRPGHDKRYAIDCTKIKTELGWQRKMTFEEGLNATVDWYLKNTEWVDHILSGEYTKWIDANYKSR; this is translated from the coding sequence ATGCGCAAACTAAAAAATATTCTTGTAACTGGCGGAGCTGGCTTTATTGGCTCGAATTTTATTCACTATTTGTTTGGACTTTCTTCAGCGAACGGAAATCTTTTTAACGATGCGGATTTCAGCGGAAACGTTGTGAATGTTGACTGCCTTACTTATGCCGGAAATCTTGAGTCTTTAAAAGATGTTGAAGAAAAATTCGGCGGAAAGCGTTACTTCTTTGAAAAAGTGGACATTTGCGACCGTTCAGAAATTGAGCGCATTTTAAAGCAGTATGACATTGATACAATTATTCATTTTGCCGCGGAAAGCCATGTTGACCGTTCTATTCTAGGACCTGAAACTTTTATAAAAACAAATGTTATGGGAACATTCACCCTTTTGGATGCTGCCCGCAATTTTTGGAAAAAGCCGGACGGAACATTCAGAGACGATGTTCTTTTTCATCATATTTCAACTGATGAAGTTTACGGTTCTCTTGGCGAAACTGGATATTTTACAGAAACAACTCCTTATGATCCGCGCTCTCCATATTCTTCTAGCAAGGCAAGTTCCGACCATATTGCAATGGCATATTTCCATACTTACGGCTTGCCGCTTACTTTAAGCAACTGCACAAACAATTACGGACCTTATCAGTTCCCGGAAAAACTTCTGCCACTTATGATTAGCAATATCCGCGACGAAAAGCCTCTTCCTGTTTATGGCAAGGGCGACAATATCCGCGACTGGATTTATGTTGAAGACCACAACCGCGCAGTTTGGCTTATTGTAAACAAAGGACGCACTGGCCAGAAATATAATATCGGCGGAGAAAATGAGTGGCAGAATATAAAGCTGCTTCATAAAGTGATTGAGCTTGCCTCTGAAAAACTCGGAAAACCTGTTTCTGAAATTGAAAAGACAATCACTTATGTAAAAGACCGCCCTGGGCATGACAAGCGTTATGCTATTGACTGCACAAAAATAAAAACTGAGCTTGGCTGGCAGCGCAAAATGACTTTTGAGGAAGGCTTGAATGCGACTGTTGACTGGTATTTAAAAAATACAGAATGGGTTGACCACATTCTTAGCGGCGAATACACAAAATGGATAGACGCTAATTACAAGTCAAGATAA
- a CDS encoding UvrD-helicase domain-containing protein, with protein MSLENDLKDKLNPEQYKAVSTIEGPILIIAGAGSGKTRVITYRIANMLEKGIPQSQILALTFTNKAAKEMEERIKELTGKKLNNLTVSTFHAFGVRILRQEITKLGYRENFSIYDETDKKALIKESGRELKFSADAMDLYKISTLFSDIKTGRKNWNSESDMYRSLYEEYQSSLKLFNSVDFDDLIVLPIKLFKENPEILEAYRNRFRYIMVDEFQDTSHQQYEMMHLLANKNIAVVGDDDQSIYSWRGADFQNIINFEKDFPDVTEIRLEQNYRSTGTILAAANGVIKHNTNRKDKELWSGNGNGKPIELYSPENEAAEADFIAEGILGISVDEKRNYDDFGVLIRANTQSRAIEEAFLENNIPYTMSGGTSFFERKEIKDIISYLRVIANHDDDINLLRIINTPRRGIGKAAIESINKVASTMNFSLWESIQAILSSSEEECPVSEKTKADLETFSNIIENSKSMLSGKGLAKKVRALVDEINYFDYLISENPKSEKSARFKYMNIESLIKSMEQWENNPNYDDTSLYAYLNRITLISRDDMGDEQDKGKVNLMTIHASKGLEFPVVFIAGAEEGLMPHAHAVEEGGDAAVEEERRLFYVAVTRARDRLLISSCSHRRKMTSTVECEPSRFLDEIPKNLVEYHEPSKEVDAETAHELLQNMLKNMAKPRVPKI; from the coding sequence ATGTCTCTTGAAAATGATTTAAAGGACAAACTCAATCCAGAGCAATACAAAGCTGTGTCTACAATTGAAGGACCGATTTTAATAATTGCAGGCGCAGGCTCTGGAAAAACCCGCGTAATCACTTACAGAATCGCAAATATGCTTGAAAAAGGAATTCCGCAAAGCCAGATTCTCGCGCTAACTTTTACAAACAAAGCTGCGAAGGAAATGGAAGAGCGCATAAAGGAACTGACCGGCAAAAAACTGAACAATCTTACAGTCAGCACTTTTCACGCATTCGGAGTGCGAATTTTAAGGCAGGAAATTACAAAGCTTGGCTACCGGGAAAATTTTTCAATTTATGACGAAACCGACAAAAAGGCTCTTATAAAAGAAAGCGGTCGCGAACTGAAATTTTCAGCGGACGCAATGGATCTTTACAAAATAAGCACGTTGTTCAGCGATATAAAAACCGGACGCAAAAACTGGAATTCCGAAAGCGATATGTACAGAAGCCTTTACGAAGAATACCAGTCCAGCCTTAAGCTTTTTAATTCAGTTGATTTTGACGACTTGATTGTGCTTCCGATAAAACTTTTTAAAGAGAACCCGGAAATCTTGGAAGCATACCGAAACAGGTTCCGCTACATAATGGTTGACGAATTTCAGGACACAAGCCATCAGCAGTACGAAATGATGCATCTTCTTGCAAACAAAAATATCGCAGTCGTTGGCGATGATGACCAAAGCATTTACAGCTGGCGCGGCGCAGATTTTCAGAATATAATCAATTTTGAAAAAGATTTTCCTGATGTTACTGAAATAAGGCTTGAGCAGAATTACCGTTCAACTGGAACAATTTTGGCGGCGGCAAACGGAGTTATAAAACACAACACAAACCGCAAAGACAAGGAGCTTTGGAGCGGAAATGGAAACGGAAAACCAATCGAACTTTATTCGCCGGAAAACGAAGCCGCGGAAGCTGACTTTATCGCAGAAGGAATTCTTGGAATCAGCGTAGACGAAAAACGCAACTATGACGACTTTGGAGTTTTAATCCGGGCAAACACACAGAGCCGCGCAATCGAAGAAGCGTTTCTTGAAAACAACATTCCATACACAATGAGCGGCGGCACAAGTTTTTTTGAGCGGAAGGAAATAAAAGACATAATCAGCTATCTGCGCGTAATTGCAAACCATGACGACGACATAAATCTTTTGCGCATAATAAACACGCCGCGTCGTGGAATCGGAAAAGCTGCAATCGAATCAATAAACAAAGTTGCTTCCACAATGAATTTTTCTCTGTGGGAATCCATTCAGGCGATTTTGTCATCTTCGGAAGAGGAATGTCCTGTAAGTGAAAAAACAAAAGCGGATCTTGAAACTTTTTCAAATATAATAGAAAATTCCAAAAGCATGCTTTCCGGAAAAGGACTTGCAAAAAAAGTTCGCGCTTTAGTTGATGAAATAAATTATTTTGACTACTTGATTTCAGAAAATCCAAAAAGTGAAAAATCCGCAAGATTCAAATACATGAACATTGAAAGCTTAATCAAAAGCATGGAGCAATGGGAAAACAATCCGAACTATGACGACACAAGTCTTTACGCATATTTAAACAGAATCACTTTGATTTCAAGAGATGATATGGGCGACGAGCAGGACAAAGGCAAAGTGAATTTAATGACAATCCACGCAAGCAAGGGCTTGGAATTTCCAGTTGTATTTATTGCCGGAGCGGAAGAAGGTCTTATGCCTCACGCCCACGCTGTAGAAGAAGGCGGAGATGCGGCAGTCGAAGAAGAGCGGCGGCTTTTTTACGTTGCAGTTACAAGAGCAAGAGACAGGCTTTTGATTTCCTCATGTTCACACAGAAGAAAAATGACTTCCACAGTTGAATGCGAGCCAAGCCGCTTCCTTGATGAAATTCCAAAAAATCTTGTTGAATATCACGAGCCTTCAAAAGAAGTGGATGCAGAAACAGCCCACGAGCTTTTGCAAAACATGCTGAAGAACATGGCAAAACCAAGAGTTCCAAAGATTTAA
- the rfbA gene encoding glucose-1-phosphate thymidylyltransferase RfbA yields the protein MKGIILAGGSGTRLYPITKAVSKQILPLYDKPMVYYPLSCLMLAGIKEVLIISTPRDLPLFKELFGDGSWLGMKFEYKIQEKPRGLADAFIIGKDFIADDSVALVLGDNIFYGQSFTSTLKRAKETVESGKGSVIFGYYVKEPSAYGVVEFDKSGKVLGIEEKPSVPKSNYAVPGLYFYSNDVVKIAADVKPSARGEIEITSVNNEFLSRGQLSVELLGRGMAWLDTGTYDGLLEASNFIATIQKRQGMYVSCIEEIAFRNGWISKEELLSLASGYKTEYGRYLEYIAGAN from the coding sequence ATGAAAGGAATTATTTTAGCAGGCGGTTCTGGAACTAGGCTTTATCCAATTACAAAAGCTGTTTCAAAGCAAATTCTTCCGTTGTATGACAAGCCGATGGTTTATTATCCGTTAAGTTGCCTTATGCTTGCGGGAATAAAAGAAGTTCTTATAATTTCAACTCCAAGAGATTTGCCTTTATTTAAAGAACTTTTTGGAGACGGAAGCTGGCTCGGAATGAAATTTGAATATAAGATTCAGGAAAAGCCGCGCGGACTTGCTGACGCTTTTATCATCGGAAAAGATTTTATCGCGGATGACAGCGTTGCGTTGGTTCTTGGCGACAACATTTTTTACGGACAGTCTTTTACTTCAACTTTAAAACGCGCAAAAGAAACTGTTGAGTCTGGAAAGGGCAGTGTGATTTTCGGCTATTATGTAAAAGAGCCTTCTGCCTACGGAGTTGTTGAATTCGATAAATCTGGAAAAGTTCTTGGAATTGAAGAAAAACCTTCTGTTCCAAAATCAAACTATGCAGTTCCGGGACTTTACTTTTATTCAAATGATGTTGTAAAAATCGCCGCTGATGTAAAGCCTTCTGCCCGCGGAGAAATTGAAATAACTTCTGTAAACAACGAATTCCTTTCAAGAGGACAGCTTTCTGTTGAACTGCTTGGACGCGGAATGGCTTGGCTTGATACAGGAACTTACGACGGACTTTTGGAAGCAAGCAATTTTATTGCAACAATTCAAAAGCGCCAGGGAATGTATGTAAGCTGCATTGAAGAAATCGCATTCCGCAACGGATGGATTTCAAAAGAAGAGCTTTTGTCTCTTGCTTCAGGCTACAAAACTGAATACGGCCGTTATCTTGAATATATCGCAGGAGCAAACTGA